Proteins encoded by one window of Campylobacter concisus:
- a CDS encoding Imm10 family immunity protein, with protein MFELKFKAKALTATKNSKDNYYMIGLADDKYDYKNYIIFQRPIKLKSDDDENADINGIYAECNGDVCYNACKRVKITDKTIIFEVQDSLICVDTEDIKLNERFMKYSKEIFGKLLKCNISE; from the coding sequence GTGTTTGAGCTAAAATTTAAAGCAAAAGCCCTAACCGCTACTAAAAATAGCAAAGACAACTACTATATGATCGGTCTTGCAGACGACAAATACGACTACAAAAACTACATAATCTTTCAAAGACCGATCAAACTAAAAAGTGATGACGACGAAAACGCCGATATAAACGGCATATACGCAGAGTGCAACGGCGATGTTTGCTACAACGCTTGCAAAAGGGTGAAGATCACTGATAAAACTATCATTTTTGAGGTGCAAGATAGCCTCATTTGCGTAGATACCGAGGATATAAAGCTTAATGAGCGCTTTATGAAATATAGCAAAGAGATATTTGGCAAACTGCTAAAATGTAACATATCGGAGTAA
- the hemC gene encoding hydroxymethylbilane synthase — protein MKEIKIATRKSILALWQSEHIKVRIESKHNDIKVELIGMKTKGDVILDTPLAKIGGKGLFTKELEDSMLKGETDIAVHSLKDVPVVFPEGLRLAAICSREDTRDAMISEKFAKFSDLPHGAKVGTTSLRRKMQLLIMRPDLEIISLRGNVQTRLRKLKEGEFDAIILAMAGINRLNIKAEVVHIYTFGFDEMIPAMGQGALGVEARDEKQILDEISFLNDENAVIETTIERDFVSVLEGGCQVPIGISARLKGDEISIDAIVGLPDGSEFIKDSLKVSKDKFQSVGKELAHKFIEKGAKELLKRAEEMA, from the coding sequence ATGAAAGAGATAAAAATAGCAACTAGAAAGAGTATCTTAGCTCTTTGGCAAAGCGAGCATATCAAAGTTAGAATAGAATCAAAACATAACGATATAAAAGTTGAGCTTATTGGTATGAAGACAAAGGGCGATGTGATCCTTGATACGCCACTTGCGAAGATCGGCGGTAAGGGGCTTTTTACAAAAGAGCTTGAAGATAGCATGCTAAAAGGCGAGACTGACATCGCAGTGCATAGCCTAAAAGACGTGCCAGTAGTCTTTCCAGAAGGGCTTAGACTTGCAGCGATTTGCTCACGTGAGGATACTAGAGATGCGATGATAAGTGAGAAATTTGCTAAATTTAGCGACTTGCCACATGGCGCGAAAGTTGGTACAACGAGCCTACGCCGCAAGATGCAGCTACTTATCATGAGGCCTGATCTTGAGATTATCTCGCTTCGTGGAAATGTGCAAACTAGACTTAGAAAGCTAAAAGAGGGCGAGTTTGACGCGATCATTTTGGCGATGGCTGGCATAAACCGCCTAAATATCAAGGCTGAAGTGGTACATATCTACACATTTGGTTTTGACGAGATGATACCTGCAATGGGGCAGGGTGCTCTTGGGGTAGAGGCTAGAGATGAGAAGCAAATTTTAGATGAGATCTCTTTTCTAAACGACGAAAATGCAGTTATAGAAACGACCATAGAGCGTGACTTTGTAAGCGTTTTAGAGGGTGGCTGCCAAGTGCCAATAGGCATAAGTGCAAGGCTAAAAGGTGATGAAATTTCTATCGATGCGATCGTTGGTCTGCCTGATGGAAGCGAGTTTATAAAAGATAGCTTAAAGGTCAGCAAAGACAAATTTCAAAGCGTTGGCAAGGAGCTAGCTCATAAATTTATAGAAAAAGGGGCAAAAGAGCTTTTAAAACGCGCTGAAGAGATGGCTTAG
- a CDS encoding FxsA family protein, giving the protein MRFFAFLFFLIEAIFIYLFVDKFGFLNYFLEVLVSGFVGIALLLNTGFSSLNSPQVAFKSFLGGNLFSQLGLSFGGMLLFLPGILTDIFGIAVVVFSLIFKKNIAKNESYQEFKFQNFSEQSAKKDDGEIIDVEVIEEPKRVN; this is encoded by the coding sequence ATGAGATTTTTCGCATTTTTATTTTTTTTGATAGAAGCGATATTTATCTATCTTTTTGTTGATAAATTTGGCTTTTTAAACTACTTTCTTGAGGTGCTTGTTTCTGGATTTGTGGGTATCGCACTTCTTTTAAATACTGGATTTTCTAGCTTAAATTCGCCTCAAGTGGCGTTTAAAAGCTTTCTTGGCGGAAATTTGTTTAGCCAGTTAGGGCTTAGCTTTGGTGGAATGCTTTTATTTTTGCCAGGAATTTTAACAGATATTTTTGGCATAGCTGTAGTCGTTTTTTCTTTGATATTTAAGAAAAATATAGCGAAAAATGAGAGCTATCAGGAGTTTAAATTCCAAAATTTTAGCGAGCAGAGTGCTAAAAAAGATGATGGTGAGATCATCGATGTTGAGGTTATAGAAGAGCCAAAAAGAGTAAATTAG
- a CDS encoding polyprenyl synthetase family protein: MDKIDEIMSKFISELGYKEAFEMFLKISSGKKLRSKLLLKIAGESEISLKLCAIIELIHLASLLHDDVIDEANIRRGKPSINALFGSKNSVMLGDILYSKAYFELTKFDPSIAAIISDAVSKLSIGEMMDVKMAENFNENEQEYLKMIYYKTAVLIEATAICGAKLAGKYSKKFGTYGKNLGLAFQIVDDILDITQDEKTLGKPALNDFVEGKTTLPYIYLYKSLDEAGKAKLRSLWSKKLNAGEISWLKENFDKTSSLSKAINEAKRLGAEAIEAIREYKNAELEGIIKSMIDREF, from the coding sequence ATGGATAAAATCGATGAAATAATGAGCAAATTTATAAGCGAGCTTGGCTACAAAGAGGCGTTTGAGATGTTTTTAAAGATAAGCTCAGGCAAAAAGCTTCGCTCAAAACTTCTTTTAAAGATCGCAGGAGAGAGTGAAATTTCTCTTAAGCTTTGCGCTATCATCGAGCTTATCCACCTTGCAAGCTTACTGCACGACGACGTCATAGACGAGGCAAACATAAGACGAGGCAAGCCAAGTATAAACGCACTTTTTGGCAGTAAAAACTCAGTCATGCTAGGCGACATCCTCTACTCAAAAGCTTATTTTGAGCTTACAAAATTTGATCCAAGCATCGCAGCTATCATCTCAGACGCAGTCAGCAAGCTAAGTATCGGCGAGATGATGGATGTGAAAATGGCTGAAAATTTTAATGAAAACGAGCAAGAATACCTGAAAATGATCTACTATAAAACAGCTGTTTTGATAGAAGCCACGGCTATTTGCGGGGCAAAGCTAGCTGGCAAATATAGCAAGAAATTTGGAACTTATGGCAAAAATTTAGGCCTTGCGTTTCAGATCGTGGATGACATCTTAGACATAACTCAAGATGAAAAAACGCTTGGCAAACCAGCACTTAACGACTTCGTTGAAGGCAAAACCACACTTCCTTACATTTATCTTTATAAGAGCTTAGACGAAGCTGGCAAGGCAAAGCTTAGATCGCTTTGGTCAAAGAAGCTAAATGCTGGCGAAATTTCATGGCTAAAAGAAAATTTTGATAAAACTAGCTCACTTAGCAAAGCCATAAATGAAGCAAAAAGGCTTGGGGCTGAAGCGATAGAAGCAATAAGAGAGTATAAAAACGCCGAGCTTGAAGGGATCATAAAAAGCATGATAGATAGGGAATTTTGA
- the hemA gene encoding glutamyl-tRNA reductase, producing MHYLDISFTYKNTDISVREKLAFDSDEKKEQILKLLRSNKSINECMVLNTCNRVEIIASVSDLESATTHAFRCMSVFSGVFEDELYERADIYEDSGAVHHLFAVASSLDSLVVGETQIVGQLKNAFKFAYDSSACGEQISKIIHYACKCAAKVRNETQISKNPISVSSVAVAKAKEIFGTLEGKTAIVVGAGEMGELAAKHLISSGAEVIIINRSSERVEQLVDSLGDNASWDSILKLKEYVNNYDLIFSSTAAPHAIITNAIIEPREFHRYFFDIAVPRDIDLINTEFISVYTVDSLEEIVRKNLALREEQAQKAYSIVGQGTSEFLKILKEDMSVPLIKSIRKQAEICAKNELEKAIKKGYLKHSDYEEAQKLIHQVFKAFLHQPTMKLKSLADEERSSELSNGVRFLFDIKEEQNFQVGDIDEI from the coding sequence ATGCACTATTTAGATATAAGTTTTACATATAAAAATACTGATATTTCAGTTAGAGAAAAGCTTGCATTTGATAGCGATGAGAAAAAAGAGCAAATTTTAAAACTACTAAGATCAAACAAAAGTATAAACGAATGTATGGTTTTAAACACATGCAACCGCGTCGAGATAATTGCAAGCGTTAGTGATCTAGAAAGTGCAACGACGCATGCATTTAGGTGTATGTCTGTATTTTCAGGTGTTTTTGAAGATGAGCTTTATGAAAGGGCTGATATTTATGAAGACAGCGGAGCCGTGCACCACCTCTTTGCCGTGGCAAGCTCGCTTGATAGCCTAGTCGTCGGCGAGACGCAGATCGTTGGTCAGTTAAAAAATGCCTTTAAATTTGCTTACGATAGCTCAGCTTGCGGCGAACAAATCAGTAAAATCATCCACTATGCATGTAAATGCGCTGCTAAAGTTAGAAATGAAACTCAAATTTCTAAAAATCCGATCTCAGTTTCAAGCGTGGCTGTGGCAAAAGCAAAAGAAATTTTTGGCACGCTTGAAGGTAAAACTGCTATCGTCGTAGGCGCTGGTGAGATGGGCGAGCTAGCAGCAAAACACCTAATCTCAAGTGGCGCAGAGGTGATCATTATAAACAGAAGCTCCGAGCGTGTTGAGCAGCTAGTTGATAGCCTTGGTGACAACGCTAGCTGGGATAGCATTTTAAAATTAAAAGAGTATGTAAATAATTATGATCTAATATTTTCAAGCACCGCAGCCCCGCACGCGATCATCACAAATGCCATAATCGAACCAAGAGAATTTCATAGATACTTTTTCGATATTGCCGTGCCAAGGGATATTGATCTTATAAATACAGAATTTATTAGCGTCTATACGGTTGATAGTTTAGAGGAGATAGTAAGGAAAAATTTAGCTCTAAGAGAGGAGCAAGCACAAAAGGCTTATTCGATCGTAGGTCAAGGCACAAGCGAATTTTTAAAAATTTTAAAAGAAGATATGAGCGTGCCACTCATAAAATCTATCCGCAAGCAGGCTGAAATTTGCGCTAAAAACGAGCTAGAAAAAGCGATAAAAAAAGGATATTTAAAACATAGTGATTATGAGGAGGCACAAAAGCTCATTCATCAAGTTTTTAAAGCCTTCTTACATCAGCCAACGATGAAGCTAAAAAGCCTTGCGGACGAGGAGAGGTCTAGCGAGCTTTCAAATGGAGTTAGATTTTTATTTGATATAAAAGAAGAGCAAAATTTTCAAGTGGGAGATATAGATGAGATTTAG
- a CDS encoding menaquinone biosynthesis decarboxylase: MDYIKLLKENNLLCVIDEPTDIDLEIAHASYIEVKREGSQALLFTNPVCKKTGRKFAPVLTNIYGSKRALELIFGLKPDEIADEIEKLLKPKKPENFKEKLDFLTYLFSMRKIFTKRLKGEGECQQVKFIGEDADLLSLPALKTWPNDGGAFITMGQVYTQSLDGALQNLGMYRLQIYDKSRLGMHWQIHKDGANFFHEYKRAGKKMPVSVAIGGDPLYIWCGQAPLPKGIFELLLYGFIRKEPAKLVKSLTNEIYVPYDTDYVIEGFVDTAKCELEGPFGDHTGFYTPIEPFPVMEVTAITSKREPVFHATVVGKPPLEDKYMGWATERVFLPLLRTTVPELLDYNMPENGVFHNLILAKINTLYPAHAKQAMHAFWGVGQMSFVKHAIFVGADAPELKNYDEFTSFVLNYFGSQSVLISQGVCDQLDHASPNSCFGGKLGVDATQDFCKFRPMVLSDSELLAKFQSVTPNVKELKQFKTDTKTPICVVKFEKDCVVKELFDKLLTFREFFKLLIVVDMQNHLENPYMLLWRVTNNIDALRDIFIDGENFCVDATSKDELEGYTRGWPLQTDCDHEVVADLVKRGIVKDEPELFKKFEIFG, encoded by the coding sequence ATGGACTACATCAAGCTTTTAAAAGAAAATAATCTACTTTGTGTTATCGATGAGCCAACAGATATTGATCTTGAGATCGCACACGCAAGCTATATCGAGGTTAAGCGTGAGGGTTCGCAAGCGCTACTTTTTACAAACCCAGTCTGTAAAAAAACTGGGCGTAAATTTGCCCCTGTGCTTACAAATATCTATGGCTCAAAACGCGCGCTTGAGCTTATCTTTGGGCTAAAACCTGATGAGATAGCAGATGAGATAGAAAAGCTTTTAAAGCCCAAAAAACCAGAGAATTTCAAAGAAAAGCTTGATTTTTTAACCTATCTTTTTAGCATGAGAAAAATTTTTACTAAGAGATTAAAAGGTGAGGGTGAGTGCCAGCAGGTGAAATTTATAGGTGAAGATGCTGATTTGCTATCACTTCCAGCACTAAAGACATGGCCAAATGATGGTGGTGCTTTTATTACAATGGGGCAGGTTTATACGCAAAGCTTGGACGGCGCTTTGCAAAATTTAGGTATGTATAGACTACAAATTTATGACAAAAGCCGCCTTGGCATGCACTGGCAGATACACAAAGACGGTGCAAATTTCTTTCACGAGTACAAGCGTGCAGGCAAAAAAATGCCAGTCTCTGTGGCGATTGGTGGTGATCCACTTTATATTTGGTGCGGCCAAGCACCGCTTCCAAAGGGAATTTTTGAACTTTTGCTTTATGGTTTTATCCGCAAAGAGCCAGCCAAACTCGTAAAATCCTTAACGAATGAAATTTACGTCCCGTACGATACAGACTACGTGATAGAGGGCTTTGTGGATACGGCTAAGTGCGAGCTTGAGGGGCCATTTGGCGATCATACCGGCTTTTATACGCCTATCGAGCCTTTTCCGGTGATGGAGGTTACGGCGATAACTAGCAAGCGTGAGCCGGTATTTCACGCGACTGTGGTTGGAAAGCCGCCACTCGAGGATAAGTACATGGGCTGGGCGACTGAGCGGGTTTTTTTGCCACTTTTGCGAACGACCGTGCCTGAACTACTGGACTACAATATGCCTGAAAATGGCGTCTTTCACAACCTAATCTTAGCCAAGATAAATACGCTCTATCCAGCTCATGCAAAGCAGGCTATGCACGCATTTTGGGGCGTTGGGCAGATGAGTTTTGTAAAACATGCCATTTTTGTTGGAGCCGATGCGCCTGAACTTAAAAATTATGATGAATTTACTAGCTTTGTTTTAAATTATTTTGGTAGTCAGAGTGTGCTAATAAGCCAAGGTGTGTGCGATCAACTTGATCATGCTAGTCCAAATTCGTGTTTTGGTGGCAAACTCGGCGTAGATGCGACGCAAGATTTTTGTAAATTTAGACCTATGGTTTTAAGCGACAGCGAGCTTTTGGCTAAATTTCAAAGCGTTACGCCAAATGTAAAAGAGCTTAAGCAGTTTAAAACGGATACCAAAACGCCTATTTGTGTGGTGAAATTTGAAAAAGATTGTGTGGTAAAAGAGCTTTTTGACAAGCTTTTGACATTTAGAGAATTTTTCAAACTCCTTATCGTTGTAGATATGCAAAATCACCTTGAAAACCCATATATGCTACTTTGGCGTGTGACAAACAATATCGATGCTTTGCGTGATATTTTCATAGATGGTGAAAATTTCTGCGTAGATGCGACGAGCAAGGACGAGCTAGAGGGATATACGCGTGGCTGGCCATTACAAACGGATTGTGACCACGAAGTAGTTGCTGATCTAGTTAAGCGCGGTATAGTAAAAGATGAGCCAGAGTTATTTAAAAAATTTGAAATATTTGGCTAG
- a CDS encoding proline--tRNA ligase, with translation MRFSKFYAPTTKEAPKDASLPSHKFLIRGGFVEQIGSGLYNYLPLGKIMHEKISRIAREEMDEAGALEVSFSVVTSGELWKQSGRYNVFGKELLRFKDRKDNDFVISPTNEEAAVALVRGKVTSYKQLPLNLYQINTKFRDEARPRFGLLRGREFTMKDGYSFHFSKEDLKREFDLMEATYSKIFTRLGLNFRAVEADSGAIGGSGSKEFMVLASNGEDDILCCEACRYAANVEAARRKPRVSEAEAPEADAAKFLTPNAKTIKDVAEFFKVSEFYCIKAVMKKAIYEDKEEVVVFFVRGDDELQETKAQNACKALELVDASEADVAKAGLVAGFCGPVGLKDVKFFIDNELKGANNMICGANEKDYHFVGVSVSGFNEERFKDLVKVKEGDRCPVCGGNLKLSKGIEVGHIFQLGDKYSAAMNATYLDENGKAKPFLMGCYGIGISRLIAVMIEASHDEKGCIWKKECAPFDVEIIISNLKDEAGLKFAFELYESLKKAGVSVIIDDRNERFGVKMNDFELIGFPYALLVGKEFANGKVEFITRDGLSKETIDANEAFKKIKESL, from the coding sequence ATGAGATTTAGTAAATTTTATGCACCAACGACCAAAGAAGCACCAAAAGACGCCTCTTTACCAAGTCATAAATTTTTAATAAGAGGTGGATTTGTCGAGCAGATAGGCTCTGGTCTTTATAACTATCTACCGCTTGGAAAGATCATGCATGAGAAAATTTCTCGTATCGCACGAGAGGAGATGGATGAGGCTGGTGCGCTAGAGGTGAGCTTTAGCGTGGTTACTTCAGGTGAGCTTTGGAAGCAAAGTGGACGTTACAATGTCTTTGGCAAGGAGCTTTTGCGCTTTAAAGATAGAAAAGATAATGACTTTGTCATAAGCCCTACAAATGAAGAGGCAGCCGTTGCTTTGGTGCGTGGCAAGGTGACTAGCTACAAGCAGCTGCCGCTAAATTTATACCAGATAAACACCAAATTTCGTGACGAGGCAAGACCACGCTTTGGCTTACTAAGAGGTCGCGAATTTACGATGAAAGATGGCTATAGCTTTCACTTTAGCAAAGAGGATCTAAAGCGTGAGTTTGACCTTATGGAGGCAACTTATAGTAAAATTTTCACTCGTTTAGGGCTAAATTTTAGAGCTGTTGAGGCTGATAGCGGAGCCATTGGCGGTAGTGGCAGTAAAGAGTTTATGGTGCTTGCAAGTAACGGCGAGGATGACATCCTTTGCTGTGAGGCTTGCAGATACGCTGCAAATGTTGAGGCTGCAAGACGCAAACCAAGAGTTAGCGAGGCTGAGGCACCAGAGGCGGACGCGGCTAAATTTCTAACGCCAAATGCAAAAACTATAAAAGATGTGGCGGAGTTTTTTAAAGTTAGCGAGTTTTACTGCATAAAAGCTGTTATGAAAAAGGCGATTTATGAGGATAAAGAAGAGGTCGTGGTCTTTTTTGTAAGGGGCGATGACGAGCTTCAGGAGACAAAGGCGCAAAATGCTTGCAAGGCGCTAGAGCTTGTCGATGCTAGCGAGGCTGACGTGGCTAAAGCTGGGCTTGTGGCTGGATTTTGCGGGCCAGTTGGGCTAAAGGATGTTAAGTTTTTCATAGATAACGAGCTAAAGGGCGCAAACAACATGATATGTGGCGCTAATGAGAAGGACTACCACTTTGTTGGCGTTAGTGTTAGCGGATTTAACGAAGAGAGATTTAAAGACCTTGTAAAGGTAAAAGAGGGCGATAGATGCCCAGTTTGCGGCGGAAATTTAAAGCTTAGCAAGGGCATAGAAGTCGGTCATATCTTTCAGCTAGGCGATAAATATTCTGCTGCGATGAATGCGACATATCTTGATGAAAACGGTAAGGCAAAGCCATTTTTGATGGGCTGCTATGGCATAGGTATTAGCAGGCTGATTGCCGTAATGATAGAGGCTAGCCACGATGAGAAGGGCTGCATCTGGAAAAAAGAGTGCGCTCCGTTTGACGTGGAGATCATCATCTCAAATTTAAAAGATGAAGCGGGCTTGAAATTTGCGTTTGAGCTTTATGAGAGCCTTAAAAAAGCTGGCGTTAGCGTCATCATAGATGATAGAAACGAGAGATTTGGCGTTAAGATGAATGACTTTGAACTCATCGGCTTCCCTTATGCGTTACTTGTAGGTAAAGAATTTGCAAATGGTAAGGTTGAGTTTATAACAAGAGATGGTTTAAGCAAAGAAACGATCGACGCAAATGAAGCCTTTAAAAAGATAAAAGAAAGCTTATGA